The Pseudomonadota bacterium genomic interval GCCTCGGAGGATAAAACAGTTCGCCTCTGGGATCTTGCAACCGGCGAGACAGTGCAAATCTTCCGTGCTCAAATAGAACCGGGACCGGGGGGAAAAATTACCTGTGCTGCATTGTCGCCGGATAATCGTTATCTGGCAATTGCCGGGGCAGGATATCAAAAAAAGCAAAAACGATTTGCACCAATACTTATCTTTGAAATGGAATCCGGGAATATCATCCGGACATTAGCCGGTCATGAAGATCCAAGCGGATCGAAAACCGTTTCTTCAACCATCCTTGATCTGGCCTTTTCTCCTGACGGCAAAAAAATCGTTTCCGCAAGCAAAGACGGCTCCGCTAAAGTATGGGATTTTACCACCGGTAATCACCTTGCCACCCTGAAAGACCATAAGGACGCGATTTTCACAGTCGCCTTTTCTCCTGACGGCAAACATATTGTTACCGGAAGCGATGACAACAACCTCTGCCTCTGGGACAGTACAAACGGGCGACTCATCAAAACCATGTCCGGCCATTCCGAACCGGTTCGAACTGTCGCCTACACTCCTGACGGGAAGATACTATCAGGCAGCAGCGACAAAACTGTTCAATTGTGGGCTGCGGACGGGACACACTTAAAAAAAATTGCCAACTTTAATAGTAGAATAAGGGGAATTTCCATAAGCCCGGATGGAGGCACCATAGTTGTCGGAAATGCCGCCAGAAAAGAGCCTTTCAATTGCGTTTCCATCAAACTCCCTGAAGGGGAAAAGCTATCCACATTTAAAGAACATAAATCTTTTGCCCCTGCTACAGCCATTTCTCCTGACGGCTTAACCGCAGCAAGCGGTGACAATGAAGGAAAAGTCCACCTCTGGGATATTAATACAGGCAATCTCATTCAAACCCTGGAAGGAAATGGCAGGCAAGTCTGGTCCGTAGGATTTGCCAAAGACGGACGATCCATTGCCTGGGGCCATACTCGAAAAGAATTTAATATATTTTCATACGGTCCGCTGCAACAGGCATTTCAGCTTTCCACCTCGCAGAATTTTTTCGATCCTTCCCTTAAACCGGAATTACTGTCTTCGACTAAGTATGCACAGGGACTTAAGTCATCAGGCCCCTGGCAGGTCCGGACTGAAAGAAACAAGCCCGATACAGCTTTGACAATTTTAAAATACAGCACCCCCCTTTTCACAATTACTCGAACCGAAACAAACGGCGCAGTCCATAAAAGCGTCACTCTGACCCCGGACGGAAAAACCTTGATCAGCGGCGGCAACGGCGGCAAACTTGAATCCTTTGAAACAACAACCGGGAAAAAACTCAATAAATTCATTGGCCATGAAAGTGATGTCTGGGCGTTGGCCGCATCCCCGGACGGGCGGCTCCTGGTTTCCGGTTCTTCCGACCAGACCGTACGGCTCTGGGAAATAGCCTCGGCCAGATTATTGCTGACAATTTTCTGCGCCAGAGATAACGAATGGATTGCCTGGACTCCTGAGGGATTCTTTGTCAACTCGGAAAACGGCAGCAGGTATATCGGTTGGCATGTGAATCAGGGTATTTCAAAAGCTGCCAAATATTTTCCAGCCTCACGCCTGTATGATCAATTTTATCGGCCGGACATAGTCCAGGCAATACTTATGGGAAAAGACGAGGCAAAGATTCTTGAGGCTTCTTCGCGATTTAATCTTGATCAGACCCTTGAAAGCGGTTCAGCTCCGGTGGTAAAATTTCTCGAACCCGTTCTTAATGAAACTTCTCAGAGGGATATCAAGGCTGCCATCGCTTTAATCGATCAGGGAGGAGGTGTCGGCAAAATCATCTGGAAACTCAATGGGGTCACCATCGGCGTTGAAAAGGACGGAAGGGGCATTACTGCTCTCCCCAGGAAAACAAAGACCGCCCAACAAATTTTCAGCCTCACCAAACTCCTGACTCTCAGCCCGGGCAACAACACCATCGAGGTGGTTGCGTATAATAAAACCGGCAGCATCGCTTCAGATCCGGCAAAGATGTCCCTCCTGCTGAAAGATATGATTTCAGAACCCCCATCCCTTCACATTCTGGCCATCGGCATCAACCAATACCGTGACAAATCCCTTTGGCTGAAATTTGCGGTTCCGGATGCACAAAGCCTGGTTGCTAAAATTACTGAAACATCTCACACAATATTCAAAGATATTTCCGTAACTGAGCTTTACGATGCCAAAGCTACAAGTCAGGGGGTCCTTGAAGCCATCAATCAAATCGCCCAAAAAGCCCAAAGCAACGATGTATTCATGCTTTACCTGGCAGGTCACGGCATTACTCTTGACGGCCGCTATCATTTTCTGCCGGTTGATTTTCGTTATCATAATGAAGATTCAGTGCGGGATAAGGGGATCAATCAAGACCATCTGCAGACCTGGATGAGTCAGGTATCCGCCCAGAAAAGCCTTATCCTGCTCGACACCTGTAATAGCGGCTCCTATGTCATGGCCCAGGCAGCAACTCGCGGGATTGCAGAAAAAACAGCAATTGACAAACTCACCCGCGCCACCGGTCGGGCGATTATCGCCGCTTCGTCGGATTCCCAGGTCGCCCTTGAAGGATACGAAAACCACGGGGTTTTCACCTATGCCCTGCTGGAGGCCCTTTCCAGGGCGGATCACCAAAACGGCAATCGCGACGGCTTTACCAGCACCGGCGAAATCGCCTCATACATTAATGAGCAGGTCCCGGAGATAACTTATAATAAATGGGGATATGAACAGGTTCCGCAGGTAAATCTTCTGGGCCGGGAATTTCCTATCGGCATGGCATTACGAGAATAAGAAACGACAATATCATACCAAGTTACATTCAAAGAGATACGGCGGCAATATCAGGCCCCGGAGGCGTACATTGAAATACGTCGAGGAACCGACGACGCAGCCTGCTCATGGAATTTGAATGCGACGAGGGATCACATTCTTTTTAAATAAATCTCCCCTTCATTCTCATAGGCGGAAAATCCATAGGATGAGAGAAAAATAAAGACCGGACGCCCGAAAAGAAACATCTCGACTTCCATTGTTATGCCGTATTCTTCATTGGCCCTGGCACGGATGGCAAGGTCTTTTCTGACTATTTTGTTGAGTTCTTCAAGGGTTTCCTGATCGCCATTGCTCTGCAAAACCCTCACCGCCAATCCATCGATAATTACGCAACCACATTCCTGATCATGCTCTTGTAGCAACCCGATGATCGGGTCATCGGGATGAATTATGTCCAGCCGGGAGATTAAATCCTTATTAATGACTCCCAGAAGCTCATCAGGGTCCCAACACTTCAGCAGGCGGCATTCAAGGGGACGGTTCCCATAAATACCGCACAATAAATCCTCGCCAATGAAACGGCAGGTCCATTCCCCTTCCTTGCCACTTATCTTGACCAGCTCCTGTTCGATGGGTTCAATTTTACCGGTCAACGGCGAGTATGCCCGTTCCCCTTTGCGCAATGTAACAAGATCCCGGTAGGAAATATTCCCGGCAAGAAGAAGCTCTTTGTCCTGAATATGTAATGCCGGCCCTCCCTTGTGGCAGCAGGTCCCGCATCTTTGACACTGATTAATTATTACTTTGTTTTCCACTTTTCGCTCAGTTCCCGGGCATAATAAAGGGCAGCGCTAGATAGAAATCTATACCGCCGCCCCCTTGCTTTTCAATAGTATAGCTGATTATTCCACTGTAAACGCTACAGTTTTCAGCACAGTCCCCTCAGTATCCTGAAGTTCAACCTTCCAGGCCCCGGTCCGGTTTCCAAGTTTCTTACTTGAATATGTCCGCCAGCGGTTACCTTTACGGATTGTCAGAGGAACAACCGCCGTTTGAATATCGTTATGCATCCAGACAAAACGGATCTCAGTGTCTGCATCAATATCCTTGGCCTCAAGGTAACCATACACCGCCCCCAGAGATAGTGGAAACGTCTCCCCGGCGCCAACCGGTTCACGGTCTGCAACGTCTTCACAAACAACCATCCTGGCTACAGTGAAACCAGGGGCATCTTGAGCAAATGCTGAATTAACTGTTATTCCCAATAAAACCATCACTGATAACGCGGCAATTACATTTAGAACTTTTTTCATACGTGATCCTCCTGTTGTATAATTTAACAATCCCTAAGATATTCTTGAGCTTGCTGTGAACATTCTGTCTTTTGGTAATTATTCGCCCACCTGAAATGTACCAAGTTATTTCCAAATTAGATGATATAATCCCCTCTGTCAATATCGACAATTTCTCGGCGCAAATCGGGCAGACCTGCCAGGCTTGCAGCCATGGTCAGCAAAAAAACTGAAACTCCCCGAGGTTTGGGGTCACTCCTTTCATGCCATGGAGAGGATCAATTCAAAGGAAATGAAACCAGCTCACTTCATCAGATTATCATACTGTTAGATGAGCATTATAAGGGGCCCATTCATTAGGATTCCAACGCAATTAAAGCCAACAACGCTTATCTCCACATCTCTGGGAGGGAATTCAGGCTAAAATCCGCGGATTCATAAAAGCATGCTTTTATTGTAACTATCACACAAATCGCGTCAATAGCAAGAACCCATCCAGGAAAAGAAGTACTGCTTCTGCCGAAATTAAATCAATCACATCGCATATTTTTATTTGACGAAGGCAGTATCCGGTTATACTGTTTTTCAAAAGTTTTTTTGTTGACTTCGCCACGGCTCTAATCAGGCCAGGATAAAATATAACCCGCCCTCGACCACGACATGAATCACCTTTTAGAAATAATCAACCTTGTTAAAACCTTTCCCGAGGTGCGCGCCGTGGACGGTATCAGCTTTCATATCGAAAGCGGTGAATGCTTCGGCCTCCTGGGCCCCAACGGCGCTGGAAAAACCACGACAATCGAAGTGATCGAGGGAATTTCCAAACCCACTTCAGGAGAAATCCTCTACAAAGGCAAACCCCGAGAAGTT includes:
- a CDS encoding caspase family protein, with protein sequence MPHKNYHGAPFFAFSFFLFLTISIAQTSAAEKPTLIINTAGHNSRIHELIFTADGKQLISASEDKTVRLWDLATGETVQIFRAQIEPGPGGKITCAALSPDNRYLAIAGAGYQKKQKRFAPILIFEMESGNIIRTLAGHEDPSGSKTVSSTILDLAFSPDGKKIVSASKDGSAKVWDFTTGNHLATLKDHKDAIFTVAFSPDGKHIVTGSDDNNLCLWDSTNGRLIKTMSGHSEPVRTVAYTPDGKILSGSSDKTVQLWAADGTHLKKIANFNSRIRGISISPDGGTIVVGNAARKEPFNCVSIKLPEGEKLSTFKEHKSFAPATAISPDGLTAASGDNEGKVHLWDINTGNLIQTLEGNGRQVWSVGFAKDGRSIAWGHTRKEFNIFSYGPLQQAFQLSTSQNFFDPSLKPELLSSTKYAQGLKSSGPWQVRTERNKPDTALTILKYSTPLFTITRTETNGAVHKSVTLTPDGKTLISGGNGGKLESFETTTGKKLNKFIGHESDVWALAASPDGRLLVSGSSDQTVRLWEIASARLLLTIFCARDNEWIAWTPEGFFVNSENGSRYIGWHVNQGISKAAKYFPASRLYDQFYRPDIVQAILMGKDEAKILEASSRFNLDQTLESGSAPVVKFLEPVLNETSQRDIKAAIALIDQGGGVGKIIWKLNGVTIGVEKDGRGITALPRKTKTAQQIFSLTKLLTLSPGNNTIEVVAYNKTGSIASDPAKMSLLLKDMISEPPSLHILAIGINQYRDKSLWLKFAVPDAQSLVAKITETSHTIFKDISVTELYDAKATSQGVLEAINQIAQKAQSNDVFMLYLAGHGITLDGRYHFLPVDFRYHNEDSVRDKGINQDHLQTWMSQVSAQKSLILLDTCNSGSYVMAQAATRGIAEKTAIDKLTRATGRAIIAASSDSQVALEGYENHGVFTYALLEALSRADHQNGNRDGFTSTGEIASYINEQVPEITYNKWGYEQVPQVNLLGREFPIGMALRE
- a CDS encoding YkgJ family cysteine cluster protein gives rise to the protein MENKVIINQCQRCGTCCHKGGPALHIQDKELLLAGNISYRDLVTLRKGERAYSPLTGKIEPIEQELVKISGKEGEWTCRFIGEDLLCGIYGNRPLECRLLKCWDPDELLGVINKDLISRLDIIHPDDPIIGLLQEHDQECGCVIIDGLAVRVLQSNGDQETLEELNKIVRKDLAIRARANEEYGITMEVEMFLFGRPVFIFLSSYGFSAYENEGEIYLKRM
- a CDS encoding DUF2914 domain-containing protein, which translates into the protein MKKVLNVIAALSVMVLLGITVNSAFAQDAPGFTVARMVVCEDVADREPVGAGETFPLSLGAVYGYLEAKDIDADTEIRFVWMHNDIQTAVVPLTIRKGNRWRTYSSKKLGNRTGAWKVELQDTEGTVLKTVAFTVE